GCAGGCGGCCCTGGCCTCCCCTGCCCGGCTCTACCCCTTTACCCCCGGGAACTCCCCCAGGGAAACCAACCTGAGGGCGGCCCTCGAGGCGACCCGGGCCTACCTGGAACTCCTGGGCCGCCCCTTGAACACCGATCTTCTTCAAGAAAGCTTAAAAACCCTCCCCTCCCCTCCCCATCGCTTCCAGATCTTTGCCAGGAAGGGGGAGGTGGTTTTCATCGATGATTCCATCGCCACCCGCACTCCCTCGGTGGCCGCTGCCCTGGAAGCTGCCCCGGCCCCCATCGCCTGGATCCTGGGTGGGGAGGACAAGGGAGCCGACCTCGAGCCCCTACGCCCCCTCCTTTCCCGGGTACGGGTGGTTTTGGCCATCGGCCGGGATGGCCCCAAGATGGCCGAGGCCTTAGGGGGTGGGGTGGAGGTGGTGGTCCTCCCCCAGGCCGATGGGCGGGCCGCCCTACGGCAAGCGGTGGCCGAGGCCTTAAAGCGCCTGGAACGGGGAAGCGTCCTCCTGGCTCCCCTGGCCGCCAGCTTCGATCAGTTCAGGGACTACCAGGACCGCGCCCAGGCCTTCCGGGAAGCGGTCTACGCCCTAGGAGGTGAGCCATGGACCCCGTCCTCCTCTTAAGCGCCCTTCTCCTCATGGCCTTCGGCCTCCTGGGCGTGGGGGTGGCCGAGCCAAACCTCCTCCCAAACCATCTCCTTCGCATCAGCGTGGCGCTTGGGGCCATGATCCTGGGCCTTCTCCTGCCTCCCGAAAGGCTCCTTCGCCATGCCCGCTTCCTGCTTGTCGCCACCATGGTTCTCCTCGTGGCGGTCCTCATCGTGGGAAGCGGCCCAGGAGGAGTACGGCGGTGGTTTTACCTGGGGCCCTTAGCCTTCCAGCCCTCGGAACTCGCCAAGGTGGTGCTGGTCTACTACCTGGCCTCCTTCGTGGGGCGAAAGGGAAACGACTACCCCATTGTGGGCGCCGCGGGCTTGGTGGGCCTCGCCGCAGGGTTGGTGCTGGTGGAACCCGACTTCGCCACTGCCCTCTTCCTGGTAACCCTGGCTGGCCTCCTCTTTATCCTTGCGGGGGTACCCTGGCGGAGGCTCATCATGGTGAGCCTGGCGGGGGCCATGGCCCTAGCCCCCTTCTCCGGCCTCTACTTCGCCCGCTTCCGCTATGTGTCCGAGCGTTTCACAAGCTTCTTGGATTATCTCCAGGGCGAAGCCAACCCTTCCCAGACCGCCTACCAGGTTCTCCAAGCCCAAAAGGCCTTGATCCTGGCCGGTCCCCTTGGCCAGGGTCCTTCGGGCAACCTGCCGCACCTGCCCGAGGCCCACAACGACATGGTCTTTGCCAGCGTGGTCTTCGCCACCGGCTGGCTGGGAGGGTTCATGGTGCTCTTGCTCTACTTCCTTCTCTTCGCCCGGGGACTCTCCCTGGCCCTCAGGCTTCCTGGACCCTTGGGGTTGGTGGCCATGGGCCTTACCCTTTACCTCACCCTGCAGGCCGCCTTGAACATCGGGGTGACCGTGGGATTCCTGCCGGTCACGGGGGTACCTCTCCCCCTGGTTTCCTATGGGGGAAGCTCCCTTTTGGTTTCCGGCTTCGCCGTGGGGGCCCTGATGCGCCTGGCCCGGGAAGCGCCCAGGAAGGGGGTGGGGCCATGGTCCTCCTGACCGGGGGCGGAACCGGGGGGCACCTTTTCCCCGCCTTGGCGGTGGCGGAGGAACTTAGGAAGCGGGGCCTCGAGGTCTTCTACCTGGGAAGCCAAGGGGGCCTCGAGGCCCGCCTCCTCCCCGAGACCTCTATCCCCCACGCCTTGATCCCCGCAGGCAAGCTGGACCGGAGTGCCTTCAAACCAAAGGAAGCCCAGAAACTCCTCCTAGGCCTTGGGGCCGCCTGGCGGCTTCTCGCCGAGAGAAGGCCCAGGGCCATCCTCTCCACCGGAGGGTATGCCGGGTTTCCCGGGGCCATGGTGGGGGAACTTAAGGGGATTCCCGTCCTCCTCCACGAGCAAAACGCCAAGCTGGGTCTGGCCATAAGGCTCCTCGCCCCCATGGCCCGGGGTCTTGCCCTCTCCGTGCCGGTAACCCTTTCCCCTGGGCTTGCCCGCAAGGCCCGGGTCACCGGTTACCCCGTGCGGGAGGTACGCTACCCCAAGGCCGAGGCCAAGGCCAGGCTGGGCTTTCCCCCGGACAAGCCCTTGCTCCTCATTCTCGGGGGAAGCCAGGGCAGCCTGGAACTCAACGAGAAGCTCCCTCCCCTGCTGAAACCCCTAAACCTCCCTGTCCTTCACCAGCTGGGGGAGCGCTGGCTGGAGCGCTACCGGCATCTGGAGGAAGAGGACTACCGGGTTGCGGGGTTCGTGGACACCCCCTTGGCCATGAGCGCCGCGGATCTCCTCCTCGCCCGGGCCGGGGCGGGCACCCTGGCGGAAGCCGCCTACCACCGCCTGCCCGCCTTGCTGTTTCCCCTTTCCCCCAGCCTGGACGGAGGTGCCCAGGCGGCCAACGCCCAAGTCTACCGGCAGGCAGGCGGGGCGGAGCTTGGGGATCTGGCGAGGCTTGCCAAGCAGGTGGAAGGGATCCTGTCCCACCCCGAGCCCTACCGGGAGGGTATGGCCCGCCTTTCCCCTGAGGGCGCCGCGGGCAGACTTGCAGATTGGCTGGAGGAATTCCTATGACACGGGTACACATCATGGGCCTCGAGGGAGTGGGCATGAGCGCCTTGGCCCGCCTCCTACTGGGAGAAGGAATAGAAGTAACCGGGTGCGACCTAGCCCCTGGCCGGCGGGCGGAAAGCCTAGGGGTCCCGGTCCATAGGGGCCACGATCCTGCCCATCTCCGGAAGGAGGACACCCTGGTGGTTCCCACCCCCATCTCCCTGGACCACCCCGAGGTGGAGGAAGCCAGGCGCAAGGGAATGCGGGTGCTGAGGAGGATGGAGCTTCTTGCCCATCTGCTAAGGCAAAGACCCTCCTTGGGGGTCACCGGTACCCACGGCAAGACCACCACCACGGGGATGCTGGCCAGCATCCTCCTGGCCGCGGGCCTGGATCCCTGGGTGCTCCTCGGGGGCGAGCTCTCCCTCCTACCTGGAAACGCCCGCTTCGGCCTCGGCCCCCGCCTGGCGGAGGTGGACGAGTCCGATCCCCTCTTCCAGGAGGTGGAGGTGGCGGTGGCAGTGGCCACCAACCTCGAGGCGGACCACATCGCCCCCGCCGGGCAAAGGGCCCCCAACTACCATGCGAGCCTGGAGGAGTTGGAAAAAGCCATGCGGGGCTTTTTGAGCAGGGCCAAGACGGTGGTGGTGCCCACCTTCGACCCCAGGCTTCTAAGGCTTTCCCAGGGACTCCCCAGGAAACTTTTCGGAGAGGGAGGGGACCTTTGGGCCGAGGAAACCGAGCTTGGACCCACGGGAAGCCGTTTCCAACTCGTGTACCAAGGCCGGACCCTGGGGGAGGCTAGGCTCCAAGTCCCGGGCGCTCACAACGTGCAAAACGCCCTGGCTGCCGCCTTAGCCGCCCTAAGCTTCGGGGTGGAACCCAGGGCCATCCTCGAGGGCCTGGCCCTTTTCCCGGGGGTGGGGCGCCGGTTCCAAAAAATTGGGGAGGTACGGGGTGCATGGGTGGTGGACGATTACGCCCACCACCCCACGGAGGTGAAGGCCACCTTGGCCACCGCCAAGCTCCTGGGCCGCCGGATACGGGTGCTCTTCCAACCCCACCGCCTCCTCCGTACCCAGGAGCTTTGGGAAGGCTTTGCCGAGGCCCTATCCTCCGCGCACGAGGTGGTGGTTCTTCCCGTGTACACCGCGGGGGAAAAGGCGGGTATCTCCCCCGAAGCCCTTTCCCGAAGGATCGCCGAACGGCTTCTGGCCCTGGGGAAATCCGCCCGTTTTCTGGACAAGGAGGAGGCCCTGGCCTACGCCAGGGCCACCGCCGCTCCCCAGGACCTCTGGCTCACCTTGGGAGCAGGGGACGTGACGGAACTCGCCTGGAGGCTCGTCCATGAGGGTTGAACGGGTGCTTCTCAAGGACTACACCACCTTAGGGGTGGGAGGCCCGGCGGAGCTTTGGACCGTGGAAACCAAGGAGGACCTCCTAAAGGCCACGGAGGCTCCTTACCGGGTCCTGGGGAATGGCTCCAACCTTCTGGTAATGGACGAGGGAGTGCCCGAAAGGGTGATCCGCCTTGCAGGGGAGTTCGCCACCTATGACCTAAGGGGCTGGGTGGGAGCGGGAGTCCTCCTTCCCCTCCTGGTACAGGAGGCAGCCCGCCAAGGGCTTTCCGGCCTCGAGGGCCTCCTCGGCATCCCCGCCCAGGTGGGAGGTGCGGTCAAGATGAATGCGGGCACCCGGTTTGGGGAGATGGCGGATGCCCTCGAGGCAGTGGAGATCTTCCACGAGGGCCGTTTTCACATCTACCTCCCCCAGGAACTGGGCTTCGGCTACCGCCAAAGCCGCCTCCCCCCCGGGGGCATCGTGACCCGGGTCCGCCTGAAGCTGAAAGAGCGCCCCTTGGAGGAAATCCGGCGGCGCATGGCCGAGGTGGACGCCGCCAGGAAGGGCCAGCCCAAGCGGAAAAGCGCCGGCTGCGCTTTCAAAAACCCCCCAGGCCACTCCGCAGGAAGGCTTATAGACGAACGGGGCCTCAAGGGCCTCAGGGTGGGCGACGCCATGGTATCCCTTGAACATGGAAACTTTATCGTTAATCTGGGACAAGCCACAGCTAGGGACGTGTTGGAACTCCTAAAGCGGATCCAGGAAGAACTGCCCCTGGAGCTGGAGTGGGAGGTGTGGCCTTGAGGTTTAGTCGCTTTTTCACAGGGAGAGATTAAGATGTGGGCGATGAGGCTTCTGCTGGCCTTGCTTCTCGCCGCCACCTTATATGTGGCCAGCCTGGTGCTCTTCCCCGTGGAACACATCGTGGTGATAGGCAACAAGCATTTAAAAACGGAGGACATCCTTGCCCGCACGCAGCTCCATGTTGGCGAACCCTGGCTTTGGATCCGCTCCGACCGCCTCCAAGGCCTTCGGCGGGATCCCTGGGTGGCAGAAGCCCGGCTGGAGAAGCCTCGGATAGGAGAGGTTCGCCTGATCCTCAGGGAGCGGGAACCCTTCCTTCCCCTGACGGACGGCAACGCCTTGGCTACCGATGGGACCGTGCTTCCAGGAGGGGCCCGCATGGCCAAGGGCCCTCAGGTGGAGGGCCAAGGTCCCCTGCCGGTCCAAGACCTCCTCGCCTTAGCCCGCGCCTATCCCGAGGCCACCCGGCTGCGCTACACGCCCGCCGGGTTTTGGGTGGAAACACCCCAGGGCGTGGCCTTTGCTCCGGAAGCTCGGCTTCTAGTAAAGTATGCCCAGGCGGGCGCACCAAAGGGCAGGGTTTACCTGTATTCTTGGGGGGTGAGTGTAAGCCCATGATTATCGCTGGATTGGACGTCGGCACCAGCAAGGTCACCACCGTGATCGGGGAACTGGCCCCCGATGGCGTGCTGGACATCATCGGCGAGGGCAGCGTGCCCTCCCAGGGCTTGAAGCGGGGCGTGGTGGTCAACTTGGAGCGCACCACGGAAGCCATCCGCCAAAGCGTCCACCAGGCGGAGAGGGTAGCTGGGGTCAAAGTGGAGCAGGTCATCCTGGGGGTAGGAGGACCCCATCTCAAAAGCGTGACCAGCCATGGCCTGGCCGCCATCCGCCGGGGCCAGAGCATCAGCGCCGCCGACGTGGAGCGGGCCATAGAGCAGGCCAAGGCCTACCCCTTTGATGCCGACCTGGAGCTTCTGCACGCCCTGCCTCTGGAGTTCAAGGTGGACGGCCAAGAAGGCATCCGCGATCCCGTGGGCATGGCGGGAGTACGCCTCGAGGTGGACGTGCACTTGGTGGCAGCCGGCCGGGGACCCTTGGCCAACCTGCGCCGAGCCGTGGGGGAAGCAGGTTTGGCGATTGAGGCCCTGGTGGCCCAACCCCTGGCCAGCGGCCTCGGCGTGCTGTCCCCCGAGGAGGAACACATGACTGTACTCCTCCTGGACGTGGGTGGAGGCACCACCGAGGTGGCGGTCTTCCGGGAAGGCCGTCTGGCCCACTCCTCCGTTCTGCCCTTGGGTGGGGACCACGTAACCCAAGACATCGCCCAGCTCCTCAAGATCCCCTTTGAGGAGGCGGAAAGGGTGAAGCGCAAGTACGGGGCGGCCTTGCCGGAACTGGCGGATCCCGAGCTGGTTCTGGAGATCAACCAGGAAGGAGGGTCCTTGGGCGAGGTGCCCGCCCCCGAGCTCGCCCGCATCATCCGCCCCCGCCTGCGGGAGATCCTGCACCTGGCCCGTCAGTCGGTGGACGAGGCCTTAGGGCCCTTGGAAATCAAGGTCAATCGGGTCATCCTCACCGGGGGAAGTGCCCTTCTTAAGGGTTTCGACCTCCTGGCAAGGCAGCAGTACAGCCTCCCCGTGCGGGTGGGCAAGCCCCATGGGGTCTCCGGCCTCACCGACGTGGTGGCTACCCCCGCCCATGCCACCGCCGTGGGTTTGGTCCGGTACGCCACCACCTTGCCCCTCACCGCACCCGAGGCCCGGAGGGCCAGGGAAAGGAGGGAAAGGCGTGAGGAACAAGCTAAGGGTGAGGGCCTTTGGGCACGGATCAAGGAGATTCTGAACAACTTGTTCTAGTTCTGGATTTATTGGGGGGAGGAGGCAGAGATGGAGGGAGCAGTCATCAAGGTCATCGGTCTCGGGGGAGCAGGGAACAACGCGGTGAACCGCATGATTGAGGCGGGCCTCGTGGGGGTGGAGTTCATCGCCGCCAACACCGACGCCCAGGTGCTGGCCAAGAGCCTGGCCGACCAGCGCATCCAGCTTGGGGAGAAGCTCACCCGGGGCCTTGGGGCCGGGGCCAACCCCGAGATCGGGGAGAAGGCGGCCCTCGAGGCCGAGGACTTGATCGCCGAAGCCTTGGACGGGGCCGACCTGGTCTTTATCACCGCCGGCATGGGGGGCGGCACCGGAACGGGAAGCGCCCCGGTGGTGGCGGATATCGCCAAGCGGCTTGGAGCCCTCACCGTGGCCGTGGTGACCCGCCCCTTCAGCTTCGAAGGCCCGAAACGCCTCAAGGCGGCGGAAGAGGGTATCAAGCGCCTTAAGGAGCGGGTGGACGCCATGGTGGTGGTGCAAAACGACCGCCTCCTCTCTGCCGTGGACAAGAAGGTAAGCCTCAAGGATGCCTTCCTCATCGCTGACCGGGTCCTCTACCACGGGGTCAAGGGCATCACCGACGTCATCAATCTCCCAGGCCTCATCAACGTGGACTTCGCCGACGTGAAAACCCTTTTGGAGGGAGCAGGCCAGGTGCTCATGGGCATCGGGGCGGGACGGGGGGAAAACCGGGTAGAGGAAGCCGCCAAGACCGCTACCCACAGCCCCCTCCTGGAACGCTCCATCGAGGGAGCCAAGCGGCTTCTCCTCAACGTGGTGGGCTCCGAGGACCTCTCCCTTATGGAGGCAGCGGAGGTGGTGGAGCGGGTGCGGGAGGCCACGGGCAACGAGGATGTGGACATTCTCTACGGGGTCACCTATGACGATCGGGCCCAGGACGAGCTCAGGGTGATCCTCATCGCCGCAGGTTTCGGGGAAAGCACCGTGGTGCCCAAGCCGCTTAGGCCCGTGGACTTCCCCACCCACCCCGATCCCTACAACTTCGACATCCCCGCCTTTATCCGCTACGGGGATGCGGACTACCCCCCCAGAAAGGGCAACTAGGAACCTCGAGGCATGGTGGTTTTGGGCATAGACCCCGGCATCACCCACCTGGGCCTGGGGGTGGTGGAGGTGGAGCCCAAGGGCACCCTAAAAGCCCGCCTCCTCCACGGGGAGGTGGTGAGGACCTCCCACAAGGAACCCGCCCAGGAACGGGTGGGGCGCATCCACGCCCGGGTAAAGGAGGCCCTTGCCCGCTTCCACCCCGAGGCCCTGGCGGTGGAGGAGCAGTTCTTCTACCGGCAGAACGAGCTGGCCTACAAGGTGGGCTGGGCCCTGGGGGCGGTGCTGGTGGCGGCCTTTGAGGCCGGGGTTCCCGTTCACGCCTACGGTCCCATGCAGGTAAAACAGGCCCTAGCTGGGCACGGGCACGCCGGTAAGGAAGAGGTGGCCTTGATGGTCCGGGGCATCCTGGGTTTGAAGGAGGCTCCCAAGCCCAGCCACCTGGCCGATGCCCTGGCTATTGCTTTGACCCACGCCTTTTACGCCCGCCTAGGAGCGGGGAAGCCCTTATAAGACCTCTCCCAAGGGCAAAGGCCCACGCCCTCCAGCTGGAGGGCCGGGTTGGGCAAAGCATACCCCACGCATCCCAGGGGCCGTCACCGGATGCCAAGCCCTTGCCCGCGGGGCTAGCATCTTCCTTCCCCCAACAGGGACGGTACGTTCCCCTTTGCATGGCCGAAATCCACCCCACCTGGTGGACTTGGGGACGTTCCCCACGGGACATCCCTCCCCTGATACCCGTGATACAGTCGGCATAGTAGGAGGTGAACGGTGATACCCGCCTTCAGAAGCGCCCAAACCCAAACCCAGTGGGCCCTGGAGTTCATCCGCCTGGTCATGCTTCTTCTGTGCTTGGTGGGATGGGTGATGTATCCGGTGGAGCTTCTCCTCCTGGACCACTGGACGGAAAGCTGGCAGAGTAGGATTCCCTTCTTTGTGGCCATCCCTGGATTCATTTTCACCCTGTGGGTGCTCTTTGACCGGAAAACCCCCTGGGTGAGGTGGGCCTTCATCCTCACCATGTGGGCTTCGGTGTTCACCGGTCTAATTGGGGCCTACTTTCACTTGCTCTGGAACTTTGAGGGGGAGGTGGCTTGGGAGTTTGAGGCTGCCATGGAGGCCATGGCCGGAAGCCGCCCCGTCCTGGCGGCCCTGGCCTTTACCCACATAGGGGTAACGGGGCTTCTGGCCATCTACCGGGCCAGGTAGGAGGTGAGGTATGATCGAAGCCCTCATCAAAGCCCAAACCGAGGAGGAAAGGCTTTTGGAGTTCTTGCGGTCCACCTTTCTCCTCATCGCCCTGGTGGGCTTTGCCTTCTACAGCATGGAGCACTGGATCTTGGACCACTGGACGGAAAGCTGGCAAAGCCGCATTCCCTTCTTCGTGTCCCTGGTGGGGTTTCCCCTGACCCTTCTCATGTTCTTCCACCGGGGCAAATGGGTTCGCTACCCCTTCCTACTCTGGATGCTGGTAACCGTGGCCACAGGCCTCCTGGGGGCCTACTATCACCTCCTTTGGAATGCCCAGGATGCCGAGGTAAGCCTTTGGAACCTCAAGGGGTTCCTGGAGGCATTTGAAGGAAGCCGCCCTGTGCTGGCAGCCCTGGCGCACACGCATGTGGGGGCGGTGGCCTTTGTGGTGGGCATAACCATAAGGGACTAACGGGAGGTAAGAGGTATGAGAAAGGGCATCGTCTGGCTTCTGGTTCTGGTCCTGAGTGGGGCGCTGGCCCAGGCACCCAAGGTGGATGGGAAGATCGCCAGCGGGGAGTACGCCAAAACCTACAAGCACGAGAAAAGCGGCATCACCCTGCACTGGAGCATCGTGGGGGACACCCTGTATTTGGCCCTCGAGGGCAAGAGCAAGGGCTGGATCGGCATTGGCTTCCTGCCAGAGAAGACCGACAAGAAGAAGGGGGCGGACCAGTACCTCTTCTACATGGAGGGGGGCAAGCTGGTGGCCCTGGACATGTACCAGACCAAGCGCACGGGAGCCCCGGTAACCGATGAGAAGGAGGGGGGTAAAAACTCCATCCTGGCCGCTGCGGCCACCTACGAGAACGATACCTGGGTGGTGGAGTTCAGCCGCAAGCTGAAAACCGGGGAAGCCACCGACGTGGAGATCACCCCGGGGAAAAAGCTCATCGTCCTCCTGGCCCACGCGGAAAAGATGGACCCCAAGGAGGAGCATAAGAAGACCGAGCGCTGGTACCTGGAGGACTTCACCTTCTAGGAGGCAGCTTTCTGGGACCCTGGGTTTGCCCAGGGTCCCTTTTGTTGCACCCCGGCTTATACCCTTGACTTTTATAGGCTCATGGGTACCATAAGGGGCATGGAGCGGACAGCGCGCCCCCAACCCCTGCCCCTCCTCCTCTTCGCCCTCCTGGCCTCGGGGCTTTCCTATGCCGTCCATCTGGCTTCGGGAACCCGGCTCGTTTTGGCCTTCTGGGTGGCGGTCCTCCTGGGCTTAGCCCTCTTCCACGCCAAGTTCGGCTTCGCCTCCGGCTTCCGCCGCTTCCTCCTCACCGGGGAAAGCCGCCTTCTCAGGGCCCACTTCCTCCTCTTTGCCCTCACCGCCCTCCTCTTCTTCCCCTTCCTGGTCCAGGGGGAGGCCTTCGGCCAGGCGGTCCAGGGCTTCGTGGTGCCCCTGGGGGTGGCCCTGGCGGTGGGGGCCTTCCTCTTCGGGGTCGGCATGCAACTGGGGGACGGGTGCGCCTCCGGTACCCTCTACCACACGGGAAGCGGGGACACCCGGGGGATTTTGGTTCTCTTGGGCTTCATGGTGGGCTCTTTGCTGGGGGTCTACCACCTCCCTTACTGGCAAGCCCTTCCCGCCTGGAGCCCAGGTAGTGCCCTCACTTGGTTTCCCTCCCCCTACATGGGCCTTCTCCTCTGGATAGGCCTTTTGGCCTTCCTCTACCTTCTGGTTTCCCGGGTGGAAAAAAGGCGCACGGGCCAGGTGGTACCTCTCTGGCAACGGGAAGCCACCCACCCCCTCTTCGGCCCTTGGAGCCTGGTGGGAGGTGCCGCAGTCCTAGCCCTAGGAAGCCTCCTTATCCTCCTATTATTGGGCCGCCCCTGGGGGGTAACGGCGGCCTTCGCCCTTTGGGGAGGCAAGCTGGCCCAACTTCTGGGGATCCCGGTGATGGATTGGGCCCTCTTCAACAACCCGGCCTTCGCCGAAAAACTAGAGCAGAGCATCCTTAAAGACCCCACCAGCGTGACCAATTTCGGGGTCTTCCTGGGAGCTTTCCTGGGAGCCACCCTGGGTGGGGCCTTTAGGCTTCAGGACCTGCGCCGCATCCCCTGGACCACCCACCTAGGGGTCTTCCTGGGAGGGGTGCTCATGGGCTACGGAGCCCGGCTGGCAGGGGGTTGCAACATCGGGGCCTACCTGGGGGGCACTGCCTCCTTCAGCCTCCACGGTCCCCTCTGGGGGGTCTTCGCCCTCCTGGGCACCGCCCTGGGGGTGCGGCTTAGGCCCGCCTGCCGCCTGGAAAACGAAGGCAAGACGGGAAAGAGCCTGCCTAGCACTTGAGGTAGGTGGGAAGGACCTCCTCCAGGGCCTTGGGCGCCGGGAAGAGGTCCTTTAGGGCTTCGGGAAAGGGAGCGGTGTTCCCCTCCTTCAGCATGAGGTACTGGTCCCGGGTGATGGGGGCGAAGGGAAGACGGGATAGGAGGGGTACGGCCAGGTCCATCAGCCAAAGGGGTATGGGGACAAAGGGTTTCCTCCGGCCCACAACCCTCATGCAAAGCTCTAAAAGCTCCCGGAAGGTGTACTCCTTGGGCCCCACCAGGTCAAAGGTGCCCCGAAGACCCCGCTCCAGGGCGCCGGCAAAGGCCTCGGCCACGTCCCCCACATAGACCGGGCGGAAGGGAAAGCTCCCGTCCCCGATGAGGGGGACAAAGGGCAGGGGGGCGCAGACCAGCCCCTTGAGGACCTGGCCAAAGAACTCATCCCCCGGGCCGAAGATGAGGCTGGGGCGGAAGATGGTCCAGGCCAGGCCGCTTTCCCGCACCAGGGCCTCCCCCTCCGCCTTGGTCTCGTGGTAGCGGCTTCCCGTGCCCTTCCCCACCCCCAGGGCGGACATGTGGAGGAGGCGCTCCACCCCGGCTCGGCGCATGCCCTGGAGGAGGTTTTTCACCCCCTCCACGTGCACCGCCCGGAAGGTCTGGCCCCGTTCGCGGATGATGCCCGCCAGGTAGATGGCGGCCTCCACCCCAGCAAGGTCCGGCACCTCCCGGGTGATGTCCCCCTCCACGAAAACGGCCCCCGCGGGCAGGTCCCGGGGGGTGCGGGCCAGAACCAGGGGGGTGTGCCCCCCCTGGAGGAGGCGGCGCACCAGGGCCTGGCCCACGAAGCCCGTGCCCCCTACCACGAAGACCCGCATCAGGCGGCTTCCAAGACGCCCTGGGCCTCCCGCTCCAGGGCCGAGAGGTCCAGGAGGTAGACCTTGCGGTAGGCGGTGGCGATGAGGCCCTCCTGGCGGAGGTCGGAGAGGATCTTGGAGACCGACTCCCGGGTGGAGGCGGTGGCGTCGGCAATCTCCTCGTGGGAGGCGGTCACGTAGAGGCCCTGGGCGTCCCGGAAGGAGGCGGGGGTATCCGCCAGGAAGAGGAGGTAGCGGGCGATGCGGGCCCGGAGCTCCCCGGTCTGCAGGTGGGTCTCGTAGGCCTGCACCCGGCGCATCTGCCGCGCCAGGTTGCGGGCCACCTGGTGGAGCTCCTCGTGGGACATGGCCTTGGGGTCATACCCCCGCACCACCCCGTCGGTGAGGGCCTCGGCGGCGTAGCGGTAGCGCTTGCCCTCCAGGGCCTCCTCCCCGAAGAAGTCCCCCGGGAGCACGTGGCGCAGGGTGAGGGTGCGCCCGTCGGGCAAAAGCTCCACAATGCGCACCAGGCCCTCCTCGAGGCGGTACAGGGTGTCCGCCCGATCCCCGGCCAGATAGACCACTTCCTTACGTGCAATCCGCTTCATGCTTCCCCCTTTTGCCCCATCTCCAGCAGCCTAGGCAGTTCCTCCAGGCTCTCTGCGTACACCGCTCCTAAGCGCTCCGCCTCCTCCCGGGAGGCCCCCGGTCCCCCCAGGACCACCAGGGGGGCCAGGTCCTTGAAGGCCCCTGTGGGCAGGGCCTGGAGGCACTCGGAAAGGAGGGCGGAGAGCACCACCCCCTTGGCCCCCACCTGGTGGACCATGGTCCGCAGGTCCTGAAGCGGGGTGTCGGGGCCCAGGTACATGGCGGCAAAGCCCCGGCGTCGGAGCACGTAGGCCGCCAGCATGGCCCCAAGTTCGTGCCGCTCCCCTGGGGGCGTGGTGACCAGGACCGCCTGGCTCCTGGGGTAGCCCGCCAGGTCCAGAAGCTCGTGGAGGCGGGCCCTGAGGAACTGGGTGGCCAGGTGCTCCTGGGCCACGCTCACCTCCCCCCGGTGCCAGGCCTCGCCGATCTCCCGCAGGACCCGGGCCACCAGGGTCTGGGTGGTCCCCTCCGGCCCCAAGAGGCGGACCCCCTGGCGGAAAAGGGCCTCCGCCTGGGAGAGGTCAGCCCGCAACAGGGCCTCCTTGAGGGCCTGGGCCAGCCCCTCGGGGCGGGCCTCCTGGGCCAGGTAGCGCCGGATGGCCGCCTGGGGAGTGGCCCCTTCCTCCAGCCAGCGCCGGATGAGCTTAAGGGCCTCCACCTCCTCCTCCCGGTAGAGGCGGTGGCCCCCCGGGGTGCGCTCCGGGCGCGGGAAGCCGTAGCGCCGCTCCCACTGCCGCAGCACCTCGGCGGAAAGGCCGGTCATGGCCTCCACCTCCGCGATGGTGTACACCCCAGGCCGGGTCATGCCTCCAGGGCAGCCGACTGAACAACTATTGTCAAGTTCTTGTACAACCTGGGGAAGTGTAGGCGGGACAAAAGTCCCCAAACCGTGTTAGGATGAACGTAGAAAGTATATGGAACCCGACTGGAAAGCCCTGGCAGGGATCATCCGCCGCTATTCCACCACCTTTTACCTGGGGAGCCTTCTCTTCCCCAAGGAGGAGCGCAAGGGGGCCTGGGCCGTCTACGCCGCCTGCCGCTTGGGGGACGAAGCGGTGGACGGTCCCGCCGGGGGCCCGGAGGCCCTTCGGGCCTGGT
The genomic region above belongs to Thermus antranikianii DSM 12462 and contains:
- a CDS encoding Mur ligase family protein; translation: MILVYGLGRSGLGVLRFLRKRGLPARFYDDRPKEMEVQEALNLGFTPDWNLEGDYPEVVAAPGVPLSHPHLEALKARGALILGEAELAYRLSPTPIIGITGTAGKTSTTLFTAHLLRGQGLRALEGGNVDPPLVSVVDEAEVAVAELSSFQLERIHAFRPRVAVLLNLGVDHLDRHGSVEAYHQAKLNLLKNLTPEDALVYNEGDPKVRQAALASPARLYPFTPGNSPRETNLRAALEATRAYLELLGRPLNTDLLQESLKTLPSPPHRFQIFARKGEVVFIDDSIATRTPSVAAALEAAPAPIAWILGGEDKGADLEPLRPLLSRVRVVLAIGRDGPKMAEALGGGVEVVVLPQADGRAALRQAVAEALKRLERGSVLLAPLAASFDQFRDYQDRAQAFREAVYALGGEPWTPSSS
- a CDS encoding FtsW/RodA/SpoVE family cell cycle protein: MDPVLLLSALLLMAFGLLGVGVAEPNLLPNHLLRISVALGAMILGLLLPPERLLRHARFLLVATMVLLVAVLIVGSGPGGVRRWFYLGPLAFQPSELAKVVLVYYLASFVGRKGNDYPIVGAAGLVGLAAGLVLVEPDFATALFLVTLAGLLFILAGVPWRRLIMVSLAGAMALAPFSGLYFARFRYVSERFTSFLDYLQGEANPSQTAYQVLQAQKALILAGPLGQGPSGNLPHLPEAHNDMVFASVVFATGWLGGFMVLLLYFLLFARGLSLALRLPGPLGLVAMGLTLYLTLQAALNIGVTVGFLPVTGVPLPLVSYGGSSLLVSGFAVGALMRLAREAPRKGVGPWSS
- a CDS encoding UDP-N-acetylglucosamine--N-acetylmuramyl-(pentapeptide) pyrophosphoryl-undecaprenol N-acetylglucosamine transferase; the encoded protein is MVLLTGGGTGGHLFPALAVAEELRKRGLEVFYLGSQGGLEARLLPETSIPHALIPAGKLDRSAFKPKEAQKLLLGLGAAWRLLAERRPRAILSTGGYAGFPGAMVGELKGIPVLLHEQNAKLGLAIRLLAPMARGLALSVPVTLSPGLARKARVTGYPVREVRYPKAEAKARLGFPPDKPLLLILGGSQGSLELNEKLPPLLKPLNLPVLHQLGERWLERYRHLEEEDYRVAGFVDTPLAMSAADLLLARAGAGTLAEAAYHRLPALLFPLSPSLDGGAQAANAQVYRQAGGAELGDLARLAKQVEGILSHPEPYREGMARLSPEGAAGRLADWLEEFL
- the murC gene encoding UDP-N-acetylmuramate--L-alanine ligase; translated protein: MTRVHIMGLEGVGMSALARLLLGEGIEVTGCDLAPGRRAESLGVPVHRGHDPAHLRKEDTLVVPTPISLDHPEVEEARRKGMRVLRRMELLAHLLRQRPSLGVTGTHGKTTTTGMLASILLAAGLDPWVLLGGELSLLPGNARFGLGPRLAEVDESDPLFQEVEVAVAVATNLEADHIAPAGQRAPNYHASLEELEKAMRGFLSRAKTVVVPTFDPRLLRLSQGLPRKLFGEGGDLWAEETELGPTGSRFQLVYQGRTLGEARLQVPGAHNVQNALAAALAALSFGVEPRAILEGLALFPGVGRRFQKIGEVRGAWVVDDYAHHPTEVKATLATAKLLGRRIRVLFQPHRLLRTQELWEGFAEALSSAHEVVVLPVYTAGEKAGISPEALSRRIAERLLALGKSARFLDKEEALAYARATAAPQDLWLTLGAGDVTELAWRLVHEG
- a CDS encoding UDP-N-acetylmuramate dehydrogenase — its product is MRVERVLLKDYTTLGVGGPAELWTVETKEDLLKATEAPYRVLGNGSNLLVMDEGVPERVIRLAGEFATYDLRGWVGAGVLLPLLVQEAARQGLSGLEGLLGIPAQVGGAVKMNAGTRFGEMADALEAVEIFHEGRFHIYLPQELGFGYRQSRLPPGGIVTRVRLKLKERPLEEIRRRMAEVDAARKGQPKRKSAGCAFKNPPGHSAGRLIDERGLKGLRVGDAMVSLEHGNFIVNLGQATARDVLELLKRIQEELPLELEWEVWP